A single genomic interval of Chitinophaga sp. 180180018-3 harbors:
- a CDS encoding transketolase yields MPQLKEIATQIRRDIVRMVHGVQSGHPGGSLGCADFLTALYFKVMDHKPSPFDMDGKDQDLFFLSNGHISPVFYSALARSGYFPVSELSTFRRLNSRLQGHPTTHEHLPGVRIASGSLGQGMSVAIGAALAKKANGDKHVVFSLHGDGELEEGQIWEAVMFAPHHKVDNLIITVDLNGQQIDGTTDDVAGLGDVGAKFEVFGWHVLHMNGNDMDDVVATLEKAKSLTGQGKPIAIMMKTVMGQGVDFMEGHHEWHGIAPSDEQLAKALAQLPETLGDY; encoded by the coding sequence ATGCCACAGCTCAAAGAGATTGCTACTCAGATCAGGAGAGATATTGTACGGATGGTACATGGCGTTCAAAGCGGTCACCCGGGAGGGTCTTTAGGTTGCGCAGATTTCCTTACTGCGCTGTATTTCAAGGTGATGGACCATAAACCCAGCCCTTTTGATATGGATGGTAAGGACCAGGATCTGTTTTTCCTGTCCAACGGCCACATCTCCCCGGTTTTTTACAGCGCCCTTGCCCGTTCCGGTTATTTCCCGGTATCAGAACTGAGCACTTTCCGCAGGCTGAATTCCCGTTTACAGGGCCACCCCACTACCCATGAGCACCTGCCAGGTGTACGTATCGCTTCCGGTTCTCTGGGCCAGGGTATGAGTGTTGCCATTGGCGCTGCCCTCGCTAAAAAAGCCAACGGAGATAAACATGTTGTTTTTTCCCTTCACGGCGATGGTGAACTGGAAGAAGGTCAGATCTGGGAAGCAGTGATGTTTGCCCCACACCATAAAGTAGATAATCTTATCATCACCGTCGACCTGAACGGCCAGCAAATCGATGGTACAACAGACGACGTTGCAGGATTAGGAGATGTAGGCGCTAAATTCGAAGTCTTCGGATGGCATGTACTGCACATGAATGGCAACGATATGGACGATGTAGTAGCTACGCTTGAAAAAGCGAAAAGCCTTACCGGCCAGGGTAAACCCATTGCCATCATGATGAAAACCGTTATGGGACAAGGGGTCGACTTCATGGAAGGCCACCACGAATGGCATGGTATCGCTCCCAGCGACGAACAACTGGCCAAAGCACTCGCCCAATTGCCAGAAACCCTTGGAGATTATTAG
- a CDS encoding MraY family glycosyltransferase, protein MENVLIATVLSFVVTYFSIPILIKVAELKHLYDEPDERKAHKQRIPTLGGIGFFSGFIIAAAICVPAIANSPFQYMMAAFFIIFMVGMKDDIVGLSPLKKLIGQLAASFAIIYLGNLQITSMYGFMGIYTLPPNISLMLTYFTFIVVINAFNLIDGVDGHAGSIGLLVSAVLGAYFLHVGEITYAVIGFALAGGLASFLIYNISPARIFMGDTGSLLIGLVNAVLILKFIDVAGNPAGKMPIGATPAVAFAILIVPLFDTLRVFAVRMMQGRSPFSADRNHIHHYLLDLKLNHRQTTLVSVSINAAYIVAAFVMQKMGATLLLMIVMGSATFLTGMLYLTRRRKLAVKAVPEPVAQPAAAAVPKETTKILRVTTEGILQDK, encoded by the coding sequence ATGGAGAATGTATTAATTGCTACCGTCCTAAGTTTTGTTGTGACCTATTTTTCTATTCCAATACTCATCAAAGTTGCGGAATTAAAACACTTGTACGACGAACCGGACGAAAGGAAAGCGCATAAACAGCGCATACCAACGCTTGGGGGAATCGGATTCTTCTCCGGATTTATCATTGCTGCTGCTATTTGCGTACCTGCAATAGCCAACTCACCATTTCAATACATGATGGCTGCGTTTTTCATCATCTTTATGGTGGGAATGAAAGATGATATCGTTGGTTTATCTCCTTTGAAGAAACTGATCGGGCAGCTTGCTGCTTCTTTTGCCATTATATATCTGGGTAATCTTCAGATTACCAGTATGTATGGTTTCATGGGTATTTATACACTTCCACCGAATATCAGCCTCATGCTGACTTACTTCACCTTCATAGTAGTTATCAACGCTTTCAATCTGATAGATGGGGTAGATGGCCATGCCGGCAGCATTGGTTTGCTGGTAAGTGCTGTGTTGGGGGCTTATTTCCTGCATGTGGGAGAAATTACTTACGCAGTTATAGGATTTGCACTGGCAGGTGGTTTGGCAAGTTTCCTGATCTACAATATATCTCCTGCCCGCATATTCATGGGAGATACCGGATCATTACTGATAGGCCTGGTAAATGCCGTACTGATCCTCAAGTTTATTGATGTGGCTGGTAACCCGGCGGGTAAAATGCCAATTGGCGCTACTCCGGCGGTTGCATTTGCTATCCTGATAGTGCCGTTGTTTGATACCCTGCGCGTTTTTGCAGTACGTATGATGCAGGGAAGATCTCCTTTTTCGGCCGACAGGAACCACATCCACCACTATTTGCTCGACCTCAAACTCAACCATAGGCAAACCACGCTGGTATCTGTTTCTATTAATGCAGCCTACATTGTAGCAGCATTTGTCATGCAGAAAATGGGTGCTACTTTGCTGTTGATGATAGTAATGGGATCTGCAACCTTCCTTACCGGTATGCTGTATCTGACCCGCCGGAGGAAATTGGCAGTGAAGGCTGTGCCCGAACCGGTTGCTCAACCGGCAGCGGCTGCAGTACCAAAAGAAACTACCAAAATACTGCGTGTTACAACTGAAGGTATCCTTCAGGATAAATAG
- the frr gene encoding ribosome recycling factor, with protein MQDDLTLIIDEAADSMKKAIGHLELELTKIRAGKANPQILDGITVDYYGAPTALNQVANVSIADARTLTIQPWEKNMLQPIERAIIASNIGLNPQNDGVIIRLFLPPLTEERRKEFVKRVNNEGEQAKVAVRNIRRDAIEAVKKLQKDGLSEDSAKDAEADIQQITDKHIALIDKHCEAKDKEIMAI; from the coding sequence ATGCAAGACGATCTAACGCTTATCATTGATGAGGCAGCAGACTCGATGAAAAAAGCCATCGGGCACCTGGAGCTGGAGCTCACCAAGATCAGAGCCGGAAAAGCTAATCCTCAGATATTGGATGGAATTACCGTTGACTATTATGGCGCACCTACTGCCCTCAATCAGGTTGCCAATGTAAGCATTGCTGATGCCCGTACGCTGACTATCCAGCCATGGGAAAAGAACATGCTGCAGCCTATTGAAAGGGCTATTATCGCATCTAATATTGGTCTTAATCCGCAGAATGATGGTGTGATCATTCGTTTATTTCTCCCTCCATTGACTGAAGAACGCAGAAAGGAATTTGTAAAAAGAGTAAACAACGAGGGTGAACAGGCCAAGGTGGCTGTGAGAAATATCCGCCGTGATGCCATTGAAGCGGTGAAAAAGTTGCAGAAAGATGGACTGAGTGAAGATTCTGCCAAAGATGCGGAAGCAGATATACAGCAGATAACTGATAAACATATTGCGCTGATCGATAAACACTGTGAGGCGAAAGACAAAGAAATTATGGCTATTTAG
- a CDS encoding DMT family transporter: MHQRYAHLGVFLLLSLTWGSSFILMKIGLESFTSYQVASLRLVAGGLALLPFLPKALRQIPIKKLPLILLSGLLGNGIPAFLFCLAETEIDSSLAGILNALTPLMALLSGIVIFKSPFRKEQLGGIIIGLLGVIVLFTSRGISSSGHWYYALLVVLATVSYGINISLVHHKLNGLDSLQLGAVAMCFCAVCTFPILWYSHFFPPFVQPNAPWRSLVAGLILGVMGTGIAAVLFFLLIKKAGSLLASMVAYAIPLVAVGWGLLAHEPVTWIQILSMGIILLGVYMVNKAGRK, encoded by the coding sequence ATGCACCAACGCTATGCTCACTTAGGGGTTTTTCTTCTGTTATCTCTTACCTGGGGCAGCTCATTTATCCTGATGAAAATTGGATTGGAGTCCTTCACTTCTTACCAGGTGGCCAGCCTAAGACTGGTAGCGGGCGGGCTAGCGCTTTTACCTTTTCTGCCAAAGGCTTTGCGACAAATACCCATCAAAAAATTACCACTGATCTTACTGTCGGGATTATTGGGAAATGGTATTCCTGCTTTTTTGTTTTGTCTCGCTGAAACCGAAATCGACAGTTCGTTAGCAGGTATACTGAATGCGCTGACACCTTTAATGGCATTACTTTCAGGGATAGTCATCTTTAAAAGCCCTTTCAGAAAAGAACAATTGGGAGGTATCATTATTGGGTTGCTGGGTGTGATTGTGCTCTTCACTTCCAGGGGTATCAGCAGCAGTGGACATTGGTATTATGCACTGTTGGTGGTGCTCGCCACTGTCAGCTATGGTATTAATATCAGTCTGGTACATCACAAGCTGAACGGTCTTGACTCCCTTCAGCTGGGTGCTGTGGCGATGTGTTTTTGTGCTGTATGTACCTTTCCTATCCTATGGTATAGTCATTTCTTTCCGCCATTCGTTCAACCCAATGCCCCCTGGCGCTCATTGGTTGCTGGCCTCATACTTGGGGTAATGGGTACTGGCATCGCAGCCGTTCTTTTTTTTCTGTTGATCAAAAAAGCCGGATCCCTGCTGGCATCAATGGTCGCATATGCGATACCGTTAGTAGCAGTGGGGTGGGGGTTGCTGGCCCACGAACCTGTCACCTGGATACAAATATTAAGTATGGGTATTATCTTGTTAGGAGTATATATGGTGAATAAGGCTGGCAGAAAATAA
- a CDS encoding PPK2 family polyphosphate kinase, whose protein sequence is MSKIKLSDISTSAPKELDKEKTKEKTREILVELDELQNLLYAQHKHSVLLVVQGMDASGKDGVIKNVTGTLNPQGVTVHSFKTPTSEEYDHDFLWRVHQHAPGKGMIQVFNRSHYEDILIQRVHKWIDEKTVRKRMEAINDFEKLLSVHNNTQIIKCYLHVSRAAQQQRLVERTEDPRKMWKYNESDLAEAKLWDDYMEAYEDAINRCNYIPWLIVPADHNWYKEYLIALTLRDTLKSLKMKYPRLKK, encoded by the coding sequence ATGAGTAAAATCAAATTGTCGGACATCAGTACTTCAGCCCCTAAAGAGCTGGACAAAGAAAAAACCAAAGAGAAAACGCGCGAAATTCTTGTAGAACTGGACGAGCTCCAGAATCTGTTATATGCTCAGCACAAACACAGCGTATTACTCGTAGTGCAAGGAATGGACGCCAGTGGTAAAGACGGGGTTATCAAAAATGTTACTGGCACTTTAAATCCTCAGGGGGTAACTGTACATTCATTTAAAACGCCTACCAGTGAAGAATATGATCATGACTTCCTGTGGAGGGTACACCAACATGCCCCTGGTAAAGGAATGATACAGGTTTTTAATCGTTCTCATTATGAAGATATACTTATACAGCGTGTACACAAATGGATAGATGAAAAAACGGTACGTAAAAGAATGGAAGCTATCAATGATTTTGAAAAGCTACTGTCTGTACACAACAATACGCAAATCATCAAATGTTATCTGCACGTATCAAGAGCAGCTCAGCAGCAACGCCTGGTGGAGCGCACGGAAGATCCACGAAAAATGTGGAAGTATAATGAAAGCGATCTGGCGGAAGCTAAGCTATGGGACGATTACATGGAAGCATATGAAGATGCGATCAATCGTTGCAATTACATTCCCTGGCTGATTGTGCCTGCTGATCATAACTGGTATAAAGAGTATCTGATTGCACTAACGTTAAGGGATACACTGAAGTCGCTGAAGATGAAATACCCCCGTTTGAAGAAATAA
- the mscL gene encoding large conductance mechanosensitive channel protein MscL: MSFMKEFKEFAMKGNVMDLAVGVIIGGAFGKIVTSLVDNILMPLVGVFTHGKNFNDYFVLLDKSKGEFTTLTEAKAKGVAVFAYGAFIQSIIDFLIIAFCIFLLVKFMNRLTRKKEEAPAAPPEPTAQEKLLMEIRDELRKSR, translated from the coding sequence ATGTCGTTCATGAAAGAATTTAAGGAGTTTGCCATGAAGGGCAATGTAATGGATCTTGCTGTGGGTGTGATTATAGGAGGTGCATTTGGAAAGATTGTTACATCCCTGGTGGATAATATCCTGATGCCCCTTGTTGGAGTATTTACCCATGGAAAAAACTTCAACGACTACTTTGTTTTACTGGATAAGAGTAAGGGAGAGTTTACGACGCTTACAGAAGCAAAGGCAAAGGGCGTAGCTGTATTTGCCTATGGTGCATTTATTCAAAGCATCATCGATTTTCTGATCATTGCATTCTGCATTTTCCTGCTGGTTAAATTCATGAACAGACTGACCAGGAAGAAGGAGGAAGCTCCTGCTGCCCCACCAGAGCCTACCGCACAGGAAAAACTCCTGATGGAGATCCGCGACGAATTAAGAAAATCCAGATAA
- a CDS encoding DUF3078 domain-containing protein, producing the protein MRKFTLSIACCLLLFMAASAQSNWMKTSREDAAGKIKKDEDTTGKVWRKGLNLNVNINQGSLSNWAAGGDKFSFSLGSTVYAYAFYKKGRRSWDNVADLAYGYINTTSLGGRKSDDRIDLTSKYGYDIGRHWYVSGLVNLRTQFSDGYLYPADTTPQLSSRFFAPAYVLLSPGFDYKPDNSFSLFLSPATSRFVLVMDDFLSKQGAYGVDTGSHFKYQIGAYLSANYVKTFAKTMMYKGRLDLFSDYLHNPQNITVFFTNALELKVNKWISTVLSLDMIYDDTVKVFENKKTGVMGPRLQMKQVIGVGFAAKF; encoded by the coding sequence ATGAGAAAATTCACTTTATCCATTGCCTGTTGCCTGCTGTTATTTATGGCGGCATCTGCACAATCGAACTGGATGAAGACATCAAGAGAAGATGCAGCAGGTAAGATCAAAAAAGATGAGGATACTACCGGCAAAGTATGGCGTAAAGGGCTTAACCTGAATGTGAATATCAACCAGGGATCCCTGAGTAACTGGGCTGCTGGTGGCGACAAATTCTCTTTTTCCCTGGGTTCCACGGTATATGCGTATGCGTTTTACAAGAAAGGCCGGAGATCCTGGGATAACGTTGCAGACCTTGCCTACGGGTATATCAATACTACCAGCCTGGGAGGCCGTAAAAGTGATGACCGTATTGATCTTACTTCTAAGTATGGCTACGATATTGGCAGACACTGGTATGTAAGCGGATTAGTGAACCTTCGTACCCAGTTTTCGGATGGTTATCTGTATCCTGCAGATACTACTCCTCAGCTTTCATCCAGGTTCTTCGCCCCGGCCTATGTATTGCTCTCGCCGGGTTTTGACTATAAACCGGATAATTCATTTTCATTATTCCTGTCGCCGGCAACTTCCCGTTTTGTACTTGTAATGGATGATTTCCTGTCGAAACAGGGAGCTTACGGGGTAGATACCGGATCCCACTTTAAGTACCAGATTGGTGCGTACCTCTCTGCCAACTATGTAAAGACGTTTGCAAAGACGATGATGTATAAAGGCCGGCTGGACCTTTTTTCGGATTACCTGCATAACCCGCAGAACATCACGGTGTTTTTCACCAATGCGCTGGAGCTAAAGGTGAATAAATGGATTTCTACAGTGCTGAGCCTTGATATGATCTATGACGATACGGTGAAAGTATTTGAGAATAAGAAAACGGGCGTCATGGGCCCCCGGCTACAGATGAAACAGGTCATCGGGGTCGGGTTTGCCGCCAAGTTCTGA
- a CDS encoding segregation/condensation protein A, with translation MNEQAPVYKIKLPQFEGPFDLLLFFIERDELDIYNIPINKLTQDFLDYIHHIESLNIELASEFILFVSTLMRIKAKMLLPRKELDEQGNEIDPRMELIDKILEYKRYKQAAAELAEMEAERMLQIKRGNIAKELAEIGEVTSEGTEIQTLTLFKLAQTFEKVIQRMKERDHKPQHVVYKYDYTMEGSRMYMEELARTERTLSFEKIFDHCKDRVHAIFLFLSMLELVQLKHLGIMVGEGRNNFIIDYIDPSEREEEPAGTVIDG, from the coding sequence GTGAACGAGCAGGCGCCTGTTTATAAGATCAAATTACCGCAGTTTGAGGGTCCTTTCGACCTGTTACTGTTCTTCATTGAGCGGGATGAGCTGGATATCTACAATATCCCGATTAATAAGCTGACACAGGATTTCCTCGATTACATCCATCATATTGAGTCGCTGAATATAGAACTGGCAAGCGAATTCATCCTTTTTGTGTCCACGCTGATGCGGATTAAAGCAAAAATGCTGCTGCCACGAAAGGAGCTGGACGAGCAGGGGAATGAGATCGACCCGCGTATGGAGTTGATTGATAAGATCCTGGAATACAAGCGCTACAAACAGGCTGCTGCAGAGCTGGCTGAAATGGAAGCAGAACGGATGTTGCAGATCAAGCGCGGGAATATTGCGAAAGAGTTGGCGGAGATCGGCGAAGTTACAAGTGAAGGTACAGAGATACAGACACTTACGCTGTTTAAACTGGCTCAGACTTTTGAGAAGGTGATCCAGCGTATGAAAGAGCGGGATCATAAACCCCAGCACGTGGTGTATAAATACGATTACACCATGGAAGGTTCCAGGATGTATATGGAGGAGTTGGCAAGAACAGAGCGTACCTTATCTTTTGAGAAGATATTTGATCACTGTAAAGACAGGGTGCATGCAATTTTCCTGTTCCTGAGTATGCTGGAGCTGGTGCAGTTAAAACACCTGGGTATTATGGTGGGAGAAGGAAGAAATAATTTTATCATTGATTACATTGATCCTTCCGAGAGGGAGGAAGAACCCGCAGGAACTGTAATAGATGGCTGA
- a CDS encoding helix-turn-helix domain-containing protein — MADKRENIGIVSLPDYAHVDPDFVVSGLCELGNSFFSHIGVPHRHDFYTIYWIKKGKLVHTIDTVPHEVKKNTLFFVAPGQVHNLQASERIEGYMIAFRDAFMCLKDQTHQITGINSGLFFNNQFSSVIHLNDEQEKDIDAIVRLMMKELAMREPDYETALHGLLRYFLVLASRIKGENVAISPEQHAAHNSSIFLKFKNLIEEKYQHLKTVSDYAEILHIKPVLLNEISKQLSGITAGEHIRNRVILEAQRYLYNTDLTAKEIAYKLGFDDPHYFSRFFKKYTNQSPSEFKEAARSAAVPTSA; from the coding sequence ATGGCTGATAAACGTGAAAATATAGGCATAGTATCTTTACCGGATTATGCACATGTAGATCCGGATTTTGTAGTATCCGGACTTTGCGAGCTGGGGAACAGTTTCTTCAGCCATATCGGCGTGCCGCACCGGCACGATTTCTATACCATTTATTGGATAAAGAAAGGAAAGCTGGTGCATACGATCGATACTGTTCCGCATGAAGTAAAGAAGAATACACTCTTTTTTGTAGCACCTGGCCAGGTGCATAATCTGCAGGCCAGCGAAAGGATTGAGGGGTATATGATTGCTTTCCGGGATGCATTTATGTGTTTGAAAGATCAGACGCATCAGATCACCGGCATTAATTCCGGTTTGTTTTTTAACAACCAGTTCAGCAGTGTCATTCACCTTAACGACGAGCAGGAAAAAGATATTGATGCGATTGTACGTTTGATGATGAAGGAGCTTGCCATGAGAGAGCCGGATTACGAAACGGCATTACATGGCCTGTTGCGTTACTTCCTGGTGCTGGCGTCGAGGATTAAGGGAGAAAACGTGGCTATTTCCCCTGAACAGCATGCAGCCCACAATAGTTCCATCTTCCTGAAATTCAAAAACCTGATAGAAGAAAAATACCAGCATCTGAAAACAGTATCCGATTATGCAGAAATACTGCACATTAAGCCAGTGCTGCTGAATGAGATCAGTAAACAACTGTCAGGGATTACTGCCGGGGAACATATCCGCAACCGGGTGATCCTGGAGGCGCAGCGCTACCTTTATAATACCGACCTTACCGCCAAAGAAATCGCTTACAAGCTGGGTTTTGATGACCCCCATTATTTCAGCCGTTTTTTTAAAAAATATACCAATCAGAGCCCTTCTGAGTTTAAAGAGGCTGCCCGTAGTGCTGCCGTACCCACATCTGCCTGA
- a CDS encoding pirin family protein — translation MKTQKHVSQVVIAAAPHMVGDGFRVQSTLPGGTRSENNRISPFIMMDYAAPNYIPPSPRPRGVGEHPHKGFETVTIVYQGELEHRDSTGSHGKLFSGDVQWMTAAGGILHEEKYSEAFTKQGGKAEFAQLWVNLPKAYKNNPPAYQNLTKAEIPVVKVSNEGYVRVIAGEYDGIKGAASTFSPVNVWDIHLKKDDKISFELPAHFNTTAVVLQGEADINGQPVKSVETALFEREGTEITITALKDASILVLSGEPIDEPIFAYGPFVMNTEEEIITAINDYNAGKMGYLH, via the coding sequence ATGAAAACACAAAAACATGTAAGCCAGGTTGTAATTGCCGCAGCACCACATATGGTGGGCGATGGATTCAGGGTGCAGAGCACCTTACCTGGGGGCACCCGTTCTGAAAATAACCGGATTAGTCCGTTTATAATGATGGACTATGCCGCTCCCAATTACATTCCTCCAAGCCCGCGTCCGCGTGGTGTAGGCGAGCATCCTCATAAAGGTTTTGAAACAGTAACCATTGTTTACCAGGGAGAACTGGAACACAGGGACTCTACCGGTAGTCATGGAAAATTATTTTCGGGCGATGTACAATGGATGACCGCCGCCGGTGGGATTCTTCATGAAGAAAAATACAGTGAGGCATTTACTAAGCAAGGTGGTAAAGCCGAATTTGCCCAGTTATGGGTAAATCTGCCGAAGGCATATAAAAACAATCCGCCTGCTTATCAGAATCTTACCAAAGCAGAAATACCTGTAGTGAAGGTAAGTAACGAAGGGTATGTGCGGGTCATCGCAGGAGAGTATGATGGTATAAAAGGCGCTGCCAGCACCTTTTCTCCGGTGAACGTATGGGATATTCATTTGAAAAAGGATGATAAAATATCCTTTGAATTGCCAGCGCATTTCAATACAACAGCCGTAGTACTGCAGGGCGAAGCCGATATTAACGGGCAGCCGGTAAAATCAGTAGAAACTGCACTCTTTGAAAGAGAAGGTACAGAGATCACTATTACTGCACTGAAAGATGCCAGTATACTGGTATTGAGTGGAGAGCCGATTGATGAACCCATCTTCGCTTATGGGCCTTTTGTAATGAATACAGAGGAAGAAATCATTACGGCCATCAACGATTACAATGCAGGCAAAATGGGTTATTTACACTAA
- a CDS encoding YceI family protein: MTTWKIDPTHSDVQFKVKHLMITTVTGQFAKFDATMQTNNDDFSTAQISFEADVTSISTQNAQRDQHLQAADFFEAEKYPKLTFVSKEVKKVDAENYKLVGDLTIRDNTRPVELNVEYAGEVVDPWGQTKAGFELSGKINRKDFGLTFHATTETGGILLSDEVKLVASVQMVKQQA, encoded by the coding sequence ATGACTACCTGGAAAATTGATCCTACTCACAGTGATGTACAATTTAAGGTGAAACACCTGATGATAACTACAGTAACTGGTCAGTTCGCAAAGTTTGATGCGACTATGCAAACTAACAATGATGATTTCAGCACAGCGCAGATTAGCTTTGAAGCTGATGTTACCAGTATCTCTACACAGAATGCGCAGCGCGACCAGCATCTGCAGGCAGCTGATTTCTTTGAAGCTGAGAAATATCCGAAACTGACTTTTGTTTCGAAAGAAGTGAAGAAAGTAGATGCAGAAAACTACAAGCTGGTAGGAGATCTGACCATCCGCGACAATACCCGTCCGGTAGAATTGAATGTTGAATATGCCGGTGAAGTGGTTGATCCCTGGGGACAAACAAAAGCTGGTTTTGAGTTGAGCGGAAAAATCAACCGTAAAGATTTTGGTCTTACTTTCCACGCTACTACTGAAACTGGCGGAATATTGCTGAGTGATGAAGTGAAACTGGTAGCCAGTGTACAGATGGTGAAACAACAAGCATAA
- a CDS encoding NAD(P)H-dependent oxidoreductase → MDILNKLEWRYAVKKFDPAKKLSAEQLNRLMAATRLSASAYGLQPYKILVVENPAVRQQLRAASYNQPQITDASQLIVFARYNDLNETHVDDYINNISATRNLAPEQLQGFSGTMKGTVNSLGAEGAAVWGSKQAYLALGTLLTAAAAENIDACPMEGFDAAKYNEILGLKDKGLAAVVIAAVGFRAEDDVMQHAKKVRKPMEELVETI, encoded by the coding sequence ATGGATATTCTGAATAAATTAGAATGGCGTTACGCAGTCAAGAAATTTGATCCTGCAAAAAAGCTGAGTGCTGAGCAGTTGAACAGACTGATGGCAGCAACCAGACTTTCTGCATCTGCATATGGGTTGCAGCCTTACAAGATACTGGTAGTGGAGAATCCGGCTGTACGTCAGCAATTGAGGGCGGCGTCTTATAACCAGCCGCAAATAACAGATGCTTCACAGTTGATTGTTTTTGCGAGATACAATGATCTGAATGAAACGCACGTAGACGACTATATTAACAATATATCAGCCACACGTAATCTGGCTCCGGAGCAACTACAAGGTTTTTCCGGAACAATGAAAGGTACGGTGAACAGCCTGGGTGCAGAAGGGGCAGCAGTATGGGGTTCCAAGCAGGCTTACCTGGCATTGGGCACCCTGCTTACAGCCGCCGCCGCAGAGAATATTGATGCCTGTCCGATGGAAGGCTTTGATGCGGCCAAATACAACGAAATTTTAGGACTTAAAGATAAAGGCCTTGCGGCTGTAGTAATAGCAGCAGTGGGATTCAGAGCGGAAGATGATGTGATGCAGCATGCTAAGAAAGTTCGTAAGCCAATGGAAGAATTGGTAGAAACAATTTAA
- a CDS encoding OsmC family protein, with amino-acid sequence MKRFASANWQGTGKEGKGTLTSQSTVLNKTQYSYSSRFEEGVGTNPEELIAAAHAGCFTMKLSFVITGAGFTPGNIDTKCTITLENGAITTSHLEVTASVPGLDAAKFAEFVKDAEANCPVSKVLNATITSDAKLV; translated from the coding sequence ATGAAAAGATTTGCATCTGCCAATTGGCAAGGTACCGGTAAAGAAGGTAAAGGCACTTTAACTTCTCAGTCTACAGTATTAAACAAGACACAGTACTCTTACAGCAGCCGTTTCGAAGAAGGCGTTGGCACTAACCCCGAAGAGCTGATTGCAGCTGCACATGCAGGTTGCTTCACTATGAAACTGAGTTTTGTGATCACCGGTGCAGGTTTTACTCCAGGCAACATAGATACTAAATGCACCATCACACTGGAGAATGGCGCTATCACTACCAGCCACCTGGAAGTAACTGCCAGCGTGCCCGGCCTGGATGCTGCTAAATTTGCAGAGTTCGTGAAAGATGCAGAAGCTAACTGCCCGGTGAGTAAAGTGCTGAATGCAACTATTACGTCCGACGCGAAGCTGGTTTAA
- a CDS encoding pirin family protein: MKKIIHRADTRGFANHGWLKSHHTFSFANYYNPDRIHFGALRVLNDDAVKGGMGFGAHPHDNMEIVSIVLNGELAHADNTGNQKVIRKNDVQIMSAGTGVVHSEFNASKTEDVNFLQIWVIPNERSVKPRYDQRTFDPADRENSLQVVISPERTGNGLWLHQDTWFTLGKYDAGKTLDIVSKGPGTGTYLFLLSGSLKVDGEILETRDAIGLSDYNSVSIEIIKPAEFLLIDVPMLN; encoded by the coding sequence ATGAAAAAGATTATTCATCGTGCAGATACAAGAGGTTTTGCAAACCACGGTTGGTTAAAAAGCCATCATACATTTAGTTTCGCGAATTACTATAATCCTGACCGGATACATTTTGGAGCGCTGAGAGTGCTTAACGACGATGCTGTTAAAGGTGGAATGGGGTTCGGAGCACATCCGCACGACAATATGGAGATAGTATCAATAGTTTTGAACGGAGAGCTCGCACATGCGGATAATACCGGTAATCAGAAAGTGATCCGCAAAAATGATGTGCAGATCATGAGTGCAGGAACTGGTGTGGTACACTCAGAGTTCAATGCTTCCAAAACGGAAGATGTTAACTTTCTGCAGATATGGGTTATTCCGAACGAAAGAAGTGTAAAACCCCGGTACGATCAGCGGACATTTGATCCCGCCGATCGTGAGAATAGCCTGCAGGTAGTGATTTCTCCGGAAAGAACCGGCAACGGGCTGTGGCTGCATCAGGATACCTGGTTTACATTGGGAAAATATGATGCAGGCAAAACGCTGGATATTGTTTCCAAAGGGCCAGGAACAGGAACTTATCTGTTTCTGTTAAGCGGTTCTCTGAAAGTAGACGGAGAGATATTAGAAACGCGGGATGCTATCGGATTATCAGACTACAATAGTGTTAGTATAGAAATAATTAAACCGGCAGAGTTTTTGTTGATAGATGTTCCAATGTTGAACTAG